The Niallia alba genome includes a window with the following:
- a CDS encoding flavodoxin domain-containing protein, producing MKVLIRYVSMTSNTEDIMIVIKNKLETLNCEVKVEELDFVHLQKLSAYDLVLFGSYTWGDGDLPYELEDMYEDLDDVDLTGISFGIFGSGDRFYPAFCQAVDLLADKVKERGGDVFSSLLKIEFSPDSEEEVLECEQFEVGVYEWVKEKDTSHAR from the coding sequence GTGAAGGTATTAATTAGATATGTGAGTATGACAAGCAATACAGAAGACATAATGATTGTTATAAAGAATAAATTAGAAACATTAAATTGTGAGGTTAAAGTAGAGGAATTAGACTTTGTCCACCTCCAAAAATTATCCGCGTATGATCTTGTTCTTTTCGGAAGCTATACATGGGGAGATGGCGATTTACCATATGAATTGGAGGATATGTATGAAGACTTAGATGATGTGGATCTAACTGGAATTTCCTTTGGAATCTTCGGCTCAGGTGATCGTTTTTATCCTGCCTTTTGTCAAGCTGTAGATCTTTTAGCAGACAAGGTAAAGGAAAGAGGGGGAGATGTGTTTAGCTCCTTATTAAAAATTGAGTTCAGTCCGGATAGTGAGGAGGAAGTGTTGGAATGTGAACAATTTGAAGTCGGTGTGTATGAGTGGGTAAAGGAAAAGGATACAAGTCATGCACGCTAA
- a CDS encoding EamA family transporter: MKKWNYALIVFLGGCCYGILSTFVKLAYAAGFSVAEVTGAQYLFGTLITWILVLFTRKYKVTRVQAIKLLLSGIPFGLTGIFYYQALQTINASLAIILLFQFVWIGTLFETIIYKKKPTLEKVIAIIILLFGSILAGGVSLEGGMNLSWQGAGWGLLSAFTFATFIFLSGSVGKNTAPLLKSGLLSAGGLFVVFLVFPPVYLVDIPTLIGVAPYGLLLGIFGAVLPPLLYSIGMPQIGPGLGTILTASELPVAVSMSALVLGEHVGMLQWIGVALILGGIAFSNVQLSKAKMMVEY; the protein is encoded by the coding sequence TTGAAAAAATGGAACTATGCATTAATTGTTTTTTTAGGAGGGTGCTGCTACGGCATTTTATCTACATTTGTTAAACTGGCATACGCAGCTGGATTTTCAGTGGCTGAGGTAACAGGAGCACAATATTTATTTGGTACATTAATTACTTGGATACTTGTTTTATTTACAAGGAAATATAAGGTTACGCGCGTTCAAGCTATCAAACTACTATTATCTGGAATTCCGTTTGGATTGACGGGAATCTTTTATTATCAAGCATTGCAAACAATTAATGCTTCACTAGCAATCATTTTATTGTTTCAATTTGTATGGATTGGTACACTTTTCGAAACGATCATTTATAAGAAAAAACCTACCTTAGAGAAGGTAATTGCGATCATCATTCTCCTATTCGGTTCCATCTTAGCTGGAGGCGTTTCTTTAGAAGGGGGAATGAACCTTTCCTGGCAAGGTGCCGGTTGGGGACTACTCTCAGCCTTTACCTTTGCAACATTCATTTTTCTTAGCGGATCCGTCGGAAAAAATACCGCTCCTCTTCTGAAGAGTGGTCTTCTTTCAGCGGGTGGTTTATTCGTTGTTTTTCTAGTTTTCCCACCCGTTTATTTAGTTGATATTCCAACCTTAATAGGAGTAGCACCATACGGATTGCTGCTTGGAATTTTCGGTGCTGTTCTTCCGCCTCTCCTCTATTCCATTGGGATGCCGCAGATCGGTCCAGGACTTGGCACTATCTTAACAGCATCTGAGCTTCCAGTAGCTGTCTCCATGTCTGCGCTAGTTTTAGGAGAACATGTGGGAATGTTACAATGGATCGGCGTTGCTCTTATATTAGGGGGAATTGCGTTTAGTAATGTTCAGCTTTCAAAAGCCAAAATGATGGTGGAATATTAA
- a CDS encoding phytoene desaturase family protein — protein sequence MIQKWDVVIVGGGLSGFVAANYLARNDLSILVLEKGKKLGGRARTDQIRRQYFNLGPHALYKRGKAKSILEELNVQLPGKSPKLGGILVKDSLKYTAPFTFPSIIKTNFLNWKERMEWANVLIKVVFVNEEKLAQQTFKQWVQKTTSSENIQALLYLLGRLATYCHAPEKASAKIIVSHLKTVISGGVHYLDNGWQTMIDQLHNKAVIAGVQIQTHKQVKHIAPLAPDNFKIVLSNDEKIFAKHVICTTGPHELHHMLGENSPFAPNDTITKIIPVKGATFDVALSQLPNPKQLFAMDLKNPIYFSVHSNYARLSDDAKGTVMHVFRYHHPDDTIDSKQIKMELEQFLEKIQPGWKNYEITSRFLPKITVNQRLPQIGDEQMLQCSKLGIPGLYIAGDWTSPNSILSEGAVSSAKEIAEEILKRRIVF from the coding sequence ATGATTCAAAAGTGGGATGTTGTTATTGTTGGTGGGGGACTGTCGGGGTTCGTGGCAGCAAATTATTTAGCGCGTAACGATTTATCCATATTGGTACTCGAAAAAGGGAAAAAGCTTGGTGGAAGGGCTAGAACGGATCAGATACGACGACAATATTTCAATTTAGGTCCACATGCACTATATAAAAGAGGAAAAGCCAAGTCAATTCTCGAAGAATTAAATGTACAGCTTCCAGGAAAGTCACCTAAATTAGGAGGTATTTTAGTTAAAGATAGCCTAAAATATACTGCACCTTTTACTTTTCCAAGCATTATTAAAACAAATTTTTTAAATTGGAAAGAACGAATGGAATGGGCGAATGTTTTGATAAAAGTAGTTTTCGTTAATGAGGAAAAGCTAGCACAACAGACCTTCAAACAATGGGTTCAGAAAACAACCAGTTCAGAAAACATTCAAGCATTACTCTATTTACTAGGTAGACTTGCTACTTATTGTCACGCTCCCGAAAAAGCAAGTGCCAAAATTATTGTATCCCATTTAAAAACTGTCATTAGTGGCGGCGTACATTATTTAGATAACGGTTGGCAGACAATGATAGACCAGCTCCATAATAAGGCTGTTATCGCTGGTGTGCAGATTCAAACACATAAGCAGGTTAAGCACATCGCACCCCTTGCACCTGACAATTTTAAAATAGTTCTATCAAATGATGAGAAAATATTTGCAAAACATGTAATATGTACAACAGGACCACACGAACTTCATCATATGTTAGGAGAAAACTCTCCCTTCGCTCCAAATGACACTATTACCAAAATTATACCTGTAAAGGGAGCCACGTTCGATGTTGCTTTATCACAATTACCTAATCCTAAACAATTGTTCGCCATGGACTTAAAGAATCCAATCTATTTTTCCGTCCATTCCAATTACGCCCGACTCTCTGACGATGCAAAAGGGACAGTCATGCATGTCTTTAGATACCACCATCCAGATGATACGATAGATAGCAAGCAGATTAAAATGGAACTTGAACAATTCTTAGAAAAGATACAGCCTGGGTGGAAAAACTATGAAATAACTAGCCGTTTCCTTCCTAAAATTACAGTTAATCAACGCTTACCTCAGATAGGAGATGAGCAGATGCTACAGTGTTCTAAATTAGGAATTCCTGGATTATATATAGCAGGAGATTGGACTTCTCCAAATTCTATTTTGTCAGAGGGGGCAGTCAGTAGTGCGAAGGAAATTGCAGAGGAAATTTTAAAAAGGAGGATTGTTTTCTAA
- a CDS encoding RNA polymerase sigma-70 factor produces the protein MQISTEEYQQFKPLLFSIGYRMLGSMVDAEDIVQETFLKAYQMEEQKIDNKKAYLCKMVTNRCLDELKAVRHKREQYVGPWNPAPLLQEETNDSDPSEIILKKEGVSIAFLRMMEHLSPNERAVLLLREVFDFSYSEIATIIGKNEDNCRKILSRAKQKIPYIGDESLNYEKNKSIINRFIQAFQTQNMDSLLELIYENVTLYSDGGGKVRAAVRPIVSLPNVLSLLYGIIKKVPKDFYFEIRNVNSQPAIVIYMNGTLHSILSFYIIKDKIKEMYMTMNPDKLPLSK, from the coding sequence GTGCAGATTAGCACTGAAGAATATCAACAATTTAAACCTTTGTTGTTCTCCATAGGCTATCGTATGTTAGGTTCAATGGTGGATGCCGAAGATATTGTGCAAGAAACCTTTTTAAAAGCGTATCAAATGGAAGAACAGAAAATAGATAATAAGAAAGCGTATCTCTGTAAAATGGTAACTAATCGCTGTCTTGATGAATTAAAGGCAGTACGACACAAAAGAGAACAATATGTGGGACCATGGAATCCTGCGCCATTATTGCAAGAGGAAACCAATGATTCAGATCCATCTGAAATTATATTGAAAAAAGAAGGAGTGAGTATTGCCTTTTTACGAATGATGGAACATTTATCACCAAATGAGCGAGCAGTCCTTCTTTTAAGAGAAGTCTTTGATTTTTCCTATTCAGAAATCGCTACTATCATAGGTAAGAACGAAGATAACTGTCGAAAAATTCTCAGTCGTGCTAAGCAAAAAATCCCTTATATAGGGGATGAAAGTTTAAACTATGAAAAGAATAAATCTATTATTAATCGCTTTATTCAAGCATTTCAAACGCAAAACATGGATTCCCTATTAGAACTTATATATGAAAATGTCACCCTTTACTCAGATGGTGGAGGAAAAGTTAGGGCTGCTGTTCGCCCAATCGTATCTCTGCCCAATGTTTTATCCCTATTATACGGTATCATAAAAAAAGTCCCAAAAGACTTTTATTTTGAGATTAGAAATGTCAATAGTCAGCCCGCGATCGTTATTTACATGAATGGAACACTTCATAGTATCTTGAGCTTTTACATCATCAAGGACAAAATTAAAGAAATGTATATGACTATGAACCCTGATAAATTACCATTATCCAAGTAA
- a CDS encoding YwbE family protein gives MNGQNRKDIAPGLHVEIVLKQDQRTGKRTEGIVKDILTKSPFHPHGIKVRLEDGQVGRVQLIKER, from the coding sequence ATGAACGGCCAGAATAGAAAAGACATAGCTCCAGGCTTGCACGTTGAAATTGTGCTGAAGCAAGACCAAAGAACAGGGAAACGAACAGAAGGCATTGTAAAAGATATTTTAACAAAGTCTCCATTTCATCCTCATGGAATTAAGGTTCGCCTAGAAGATGGACAGGTAGGACGGGTGCAGTTGATTAAAGAAAGATAA